The Armatimonadota bacterium genome contains a region encoding:
- a CDS encoding tetratricopeptide repeat protein: MSDHPSYEEITNLFGLAIPAIDSPELEEALAESDLTREEKANQLLMAGQLEKAIQQFKKVIEESGASQENLSNLADAYQYGDMLPQALRQYRKAIKAGENRPEPHVGLSEVFRKHGRYSDAAQELEKAIDADPDNAHLRYKLAELLRSAGFPERALRNVEMAVILAPDDAFYHTWMADLLIQLKRFEPAVDALRAAVELSPGDDYLYIRTAVAFWGAGRRQDALKAAQLAGDLNPERKVVDGLMLAFYETIGDHANADIVRKSAAKLDDYDLFELQRMLQDCGLA; the protein is encoded by the coding sequence ATGTCGGATCATCCGTCGTACGAAGAGATTACGAACCTATTCGGGCTCGCCATCCCCGCAATCGATTCGCCTGAGCTCGAAGAAGCCTTGGCCGAATCTGACCTGACCCGCGAAGAAAAAGCCAATCAACTCTTGATGGCGGGCCAACTTGAAAAGGCGATTCAGCAGTTCAAAAAGGTCATCGAAGAATCCGGAGCGAGCCAAGAGAATCTATCCAATCTTGCTGACGCATACCAGTACGGCGATATGCTCCCCCAAGCTTTGCGGCAATACCGTAAGGCGATCAAGGCTGGCGAGAACCGACCTGAACCTCACGTTGGCTTGTCCGAAGTATTTCGAAAGCACGGCAGGTATTCAGACGCTGCTCAGGAACTTGAAAAGGCGATCGACGCCGATCCAGACAACGCTCATCTGCGGTATAAGCTTGCGGAACTTTTGCGCTCGGCCGGATTCCCAGAGCGGGCATTGCGCAATGTCGAAATGGCGGTGATTCTTGCACCAGACGATGCGTTTTATCACACCTGGATGGCCGATTTGCTGATCCAGCTCAAGCGATTTGAACCCGCGGTGGACGCGCTTCGAGCAGCAGTGGAACTCAGCCCCGGCGATGATTACCTCTACATCCGAACTGCTGTCGCATTTTGGGGCGCAGGAAGACGCCAAGATGCCCTGAAAGCCGCGCAATTGGCGGGAGATCTCAATCCAGAAAGGAAAGTCGTCGACGGATTGATGCTCGCGTTTTATGAGACGATCGGCGATCATGCTAACGCTGACATCGTTCGGAAGTCTGCCGCGAAGCTGGACGACTACGATTTATTTGAACTCCAGCGAATGTTACAGGATTGCGGACTGGCCTAA
- a CDS encoding Mrp/NBP35 family ATP-binding protein yields MAISETEVLDALRAVQDPDLHRDIVTLGFVKDVKIDGSRVSFNVELTTPACPVKEILEAQCIEAVRKLEGVSDVAVTMTARVRTRSAENEDLIPDVKQVIAVASGKGGVGKSTVTLNLAVALAQSGAKVGLMDADVYGPSIPMMAGCHGEYPLTRGKKIVPIERHGIKIMSLGFLLEEGQSVLWRGPMVAGTVKQLLADVEWGELDYLIVDLPPGTGDAPMSLAQLAPITGVVIVTTPQPVAASIAGKAAALFRRLNAPILGVVENMAVFVCPDNGKEYRIFGGTTGEELSQTIKSPYLGSVPLDPEVGLSSVEGLPSVLHRPDSPQAHEFKAIAERIAAQASILQMSKTETSTSSARFEPVS; encoded by the coding sequence ATGGCAATCTCTGAAACCGAAGTTTTGGATGCGCTTCGCGCTGTCCAAGACCCTGATCTTCACCGCGACATCGTCACGCTTGGGTTCGTCAAGGACGTCAAAATTGACGGATCGAGAGTCTCGTTCAACGTCGAATTGACAACACCGGCATGCCCAGTGAAGGAGATTTTGGAGGCGCAATGCATCGAAGCCGTGCGAAAACTTGAAGGAGTTTCGGATGTCGCAGTGACGATGACTGCCCGGGTTCGCACCCGATCTGCTGAGAACGAGGATCTGATTCCAGATGTAAAGCAGGTCATCGCTGTTGCGAGCGGTAAGGGTGGCGTAGGGAAGAGCACGGTTACGCTGAATCTGGCGGTTGCGCTGGCACAATCCGGAGCGAAAGTGGGCCTGATGGATGCGGATGTCTACGGTCCGAGCATCCCAATGATGGCGGGGTGTCATGGCGAATATCCGCTGACGCGTGGCAAGAAAATCGTTCCGATCGAGCGTCACGGAATCAAGATCATGTCGCTGGGATTCCTGTTGGAAGAAGGGCAGAGCGTACTCTGGCGCGGCCCGATGGTCGCGGGAACGGTCAAGCAACTCCTCGCTGATGTCGAATGGGGAGAACTGGACTACCTCATCGTGGATCTTCCTCCGGGAACAGGCGATGCACCGATGTCCCTGGCCCAACTGGCGCCGATTACCGGTGTGGTGATCGTCACCACTCCGCAACCAGTCGCCGCGAGCATCGCAGGCAAGGCGGCGGCACTATTTAGAAGGTTGAATGCGCCCATTCTTGGCGTCGTCGAGAACATGGCCGTGTTTGTCTGCCCAGATAACGGCAAGGAATACCGAATCTTTGGCGGCACCACCGGCGAAGAGCTTTCTCAGACAATCAAGTCACCCTACCTCGGTTCGGTTCCTTTGGATCCTGAAGTGGGGCTGAGTTCTGTCGAAGGATTACCGAGCGTTCTGCATAGACCAGATTCTCCGCAAGCGCACGAATTCAAAGCGATTGCCGAACGGATCGCCGCCCAGGCCAGCATTTTGCAAATGAGCAAAACGGAAACTTCGACGTCTTCTGCGCGTTTTGAACCCGTGAGCTAA
- a CDS encoding FKBP-type peptidyl-prolyl cis-trans isomerase yields the protein MKISFNWIPILALLAVGCNSAPSQDGSASSGSASTSSSTPALQTEQASGAVSGVATLKELKITDTKPGKGDAAAPGDLLVMLYKGTLHGGTKAEFDANMDGSKPPFSFILGAGNVIEGWDKGMVGLKVGGKRTLEIPAAMAYGAEGRPPAIPGNSDLKFEVELLYVVKKGAEGDYDAKDTKPGSGPAAKTGDKVKVHYTGMFLNGKKFDSSVDRGQPFEFTLGRGEVIKGWDAGVVGMRPGGKRTLIIPPAIAYGEDGQGQDIPPNSVLKFEIELLEIVK from the coding sequence ATGAAAATCAGTTTCAATTGGATACCAATCTTGGCGCTCCTCGCTGTGGGTTGCAATTCTGCTCCGAGTCAGGATGGGTCCGCAAGTTCGGGTTCTGCATCAACTTCGAGCTCAACCCCAGCATTGCAAACGGAACAGGCTTCAGGTGCCGTTTCAGGAGTTGCCACGCTCAAAGAACTCAAGATCACTGACACAAAACCCGGCAAGGGTGATGCCGCCGCACCCGGCGATTTGCTCGTGATGCTGTACAAGGGAACGCTTCACGGCGGAACAAAGGCAGAGTTCGACGCAAACATGGACGGCTCAAAACCTCCATTCTCGTTCATCCTTGGCGCAGGTAATGTGATCGAAGGTTGGGACAAGGGAATGGTTGGACTCAAGGTCGGTGGTAAGCGCACGCTTGAGATTCCGGCAGCGATGGCTTATGGTGCAGAAGGCCGCCCACCAGCGATTCCAGGCAACTCGGACCTCAAGTTCGAAGTCGAGTTGCTCTATGTTGTCAAGAAAGGTGCCGAAGGCGATTACGACGCAAAGGACACCAAGCCCGGATCTGGACCTGCCGCCAAAACTGGCGACAAGGTCAAGGTTCACTACACGGGGATGTTCTTGAACGGCAAAAAGTTTGACTCCTCTGTTGATCGCGGCCAACCATTCGAGTTCACTCTTGGCAGGGGCGAAGTGATCAAAGGTTGGGACGCGGGAGTCGTAGGAATGCGACCGGGTGGAAAGCGAACACTGATCATTCCACCAGCCATTGCGTATGGCGAAGATGGCCAAGGCCAGGACATTCCGCCCAATTCAGTGTTGAAATTTGAAATCGAGCTACTCGAAATCGTGAAATAG
- the ispH gene encoding 4-hydroxy-3-methylbut-2-enyl diphosphate reductase, translating to MDQIVLAAPRGFCAGVAYAIEVVELALQIHGAPLYVRHAIVHNEFVVKSFEQRGVIFVEDVNEIPEGMPVVYSAHGVSPQVRADANARGLQVIDATCPLVTKVHNEAKRYAAKDFFFIYIGHEGHVEAEGTMGEAPGRMVLVETPEDVEKLEIPHYDKLAVLTQTTLSVDEVTLTMSALKAKYPHLETPSKEDICYATTNRQVAVKELAYQCDLVLVVGSKMSSNSNRLREVAEANGADAYLLMSPSEVDPAWKSKYKKVGITSGASTPESLVEDIIGALMGPDSKVPISILETVREDVKFMPPRNLIELAVKN from the coding sequence GTGGACCAAATCGTTCTTGCTGCGCCCAGAGGTTTTTGCGCCGGTGTCGCCTACGCTATTGAGGTCGTCGAGCTTGCATTACAGATTCATGGCGCGCCACTTTACGTTCGACATGCGATTGTCCATAACGAATTCGTCGTGAAGAGCTTCGAACAGAGGGGCGTGATCTTTGTTGAAGATGTCAACGAGATTCCCGAGGGCATGCCGGTGGTTTATTCCGCGCATGGTGTTTCGCCCCAAGTTCGCGCCGATGCCAACGCTCGCGGATTGCAAGTCATCGACGCCACTTGTCCTCTCGTTACAAAGGTCCACAACGAGGCCAAGCGATACGCCGCAAAGGACTTTTTCTTTATCTACATCGGGCACGAAGGGCACGTCGAAGCCGAAGGCACGATGGGAGAAGCTCCTGGCCGAATGGTGCTAGTTGAAACTCCAGAGGACGTCGAAAAGCTCGAAATCCCGCACTACGACAAGCTTGCAGTATTAACTCAAACGACACTGAGTGTTGACGAAGTTACCCTCACCATGTCGGCTCTGAAGGCGAAGTATCCCCACCTCGAAACTCCTAGCAAAGAAGACATTTGCTACGCCACGACAAACCGTCAGGTGGCGGTCAAAGAACTCGCTTACCAGTGCGATTTGGTCCTAGTGGTTGGCAGCAAAATGAGCAGCAATTCAAATCGACTGCGAGAAGTCGCTGAAGCCAACGGCGCAGATGCCTATCTCCTAATGTCGCCTTCTGAAGTGGATCCCGCGTGGAAGTCGAAGTACAAAAAGGTCGGAATCACTAGCGGTGCGTCGACGCCGGAAAGTTTGGTTGAAGACATCATCGGCGCATTGATGGGGCCAGATTCAAAGGTGCCGATTTCCATTCTCGAAACAGTGCGCGAGGACGTGAAATTCATGCCCCCGCGCAACCTTATCGAGCTCGCAGTTAAGAACTAA
- the smpB gene encoding SsrA-binding protein SmpB, whose translation MAKKSAKNEPAKGPATIQNRRATFDYHVEDTLETGIELRGSEVKSLFLGRANLTDSYCRVKNDELWVYQMDIEPYAYAHHFLPERRRDRKLLAKRKEISVLERKSLEKGLSLVPLKVYFNDRGRAKLLLGLCRGKKDYDKRTAIAERETKRETARVQRGDYRD comes from the coding sequence ATGGCCAAGAAATCCGCTAAAAATGAACCGGCCAAAGGTCCGGCAACCATACAAAATCGCCGAGCCACATTTGATTACCATGTGGAAGATACGCTTGAAACCGGCATTGAGCTTCGCGGAAGCGAGGTGAAGAGCTTATTTTTAGGCAGGGCGAACCTTACAGACTCCTATTGCCGGGTGAAAAACGACGAACTCTGGGTGTACCAAATGGACATCGAGCCGTACGCTTACGCACACCACTTTTTGCCTGAGCGTCGCAGGGATCGCAAGCTGCTGGCGAAACGGAAGGAGATTTCGGTTTTGGAACGCAAGTCTCTTGAGAAGGGGTTATCGCTCGTTCCACTGAAGGTGTACTTTAACGATCGTGGGCGAGCAAAATTGCTGCTCGGACTCTGTCGCGGCAAGAAAGACTACGACAAGCGGACCGCAATCGCTGAGCGCGAAACCAAGAGAGAAACGGCGCGTGTCCAACGCGGCGACTATCGCGATTAG
- a CDS encoding prolyl oligopeptidase family serine peptidase encodes MRSLVFIAALSASFAFAKPLPDQDGISFERLNSYPVLHGRSPAGATMSPDGSRIVFAWNKTGERMRDLYLMDYPSGKINLIAAASKIDRLLNQDDARTDEQKKDQEKYDGGFGGGAVWSPDSKEFLLGYRGRTWIFNREGKQIKPLFDGSFDASNIQYSPDGKYLCFLSNSNVWRMDRRSGALKQLTFVTRGETAVGNFAISPDSKTVAINWSAFGAYGSHIMMDFTRERSVVRPISRMWNGNVESMNERYGFVSIDGGLIKFIDSIPRQIWGLGSRGAGWSWAPDSSGFLVGWKSEDHKEWTLSYISRSSGKEFPILHEVAPKNYINNWRPFEWTRDSSSVLVGTDIWEGKFTNRYILKIDKSGKNPTPYFKKDYDVASLQRPKDSDSIIMATQSRDGLMGEITVLDNKGVAKQYMPIEFGWNTPTEFEESGDVLASYDGRSIVTLANEYKTNPELYGILPEVKRMTVSQLPEFSKITWVKPRIVHIPGPEGSTIHASMYLPPDYQPGKRYPVILHNMYANSGKLSWGGYQANYMAKLGIIVMCVDFRASWGYGGEFNSGYYQRMGLIDSEEAVAVKRYLVKEGFADEKRVGVWGWSYGGFLTCMILMTQPGEFKTGVAVASPTEWKNYNHWYTRQRLGLASKDKAVFDKTSPYTYADKLQDDLLLVHGMLDDNVLFQDSVRLSMKLIDLGKNFEMFYYPRDDHSIGLDETRKHVQRLIVQHIYDQLGD; translated from the coding sequence GTGAGGAGCCTTGTTTTTATTGCCGCATTGTCGGCTTCATTTGCGTTCGCAAAACCTCTCCCAGATCAAGACGGTATCTCGTTTGAACGACTCAACAGCTACCCGGTTCTGCATGGTCGCAGTCCCGCCGGAGCTACGATGTCGCCAGATGGTAGCCGCATTGTCTTCGCCTGGAACAAAACTGGAGAGCGGATGCGCGACTTGTACTTGATGGATTACCCGTCCGGCAAGATCAATTTGATCGCTGCCGCTTCCAAGATCGATCGCCTTTTGAACCAAGACGATGCCCGAACGGACGAGCAAAAGAAGGATCAAGAGAAGTACGACGGGGGATTCGGCGGTGGTGCCGTATGGAGTCCGGACAGCAAAGAATTCTTGCTCGGATACCGCGGAAGGACATGGATTTTTAACCGAGAAGGAAAGCAGATTAAGCCTCTGTTTGACGGCTCCTTTGATGCCAGCAATATTCAATATTCGCCGGATGGTAAGTATCTTTGCTTCCTGTCGAATTCGAACGTCTGGCGCATGGATCGTCGGTCCGGAGCTCTGAAACAACTCACCTTTGTCACTCGCGGCGAGACTGCTGTGGGCAATTTCGCGATAAGTCCAGACAGCAAGACGGTGGCAATCAACTGGAGCGCGTTCGGCGCCTACGGCAGCCACATCATGATGGACTTCACGCGCGAGCGGAGCGTCGTTCGGCCGATCTCACGAATGTGGAACGGCAATGTCGAGTCCATGAACGAGCGATACGGTTTTGTGTCGATTGATGGCGGGTTGATCAAGTTCATTGATTCGATTCCAAGACAAATCTGGGGACTTGGATCGCGCGGTGCCGGCTGGAGTTGGGCACCAGACAGCTCAGGTTTCTTGGTCGGCTGGAAGTCTGAAGACCACAAGGAATGGACTTTGAGCTATATCAGCCGTTCATCCGGTAAGGAATTCCCGATCCTGCACGAGGTTGCGCCAAAGAACTACATCAACAACTGGCGTCCGTTTGAATGGACGCGGGATTCAAGTTCTGTGCTTGTCGGGACAGACATCTGGGAAGGCAAGTTCACCAATCGATACATTTTGAAAATCGATAAGAGCGGGAAAAATCCGACTCCGTACTTCAAGAAGGATTACGACGTGGCCAGCTTGCAGCGACCGAAGGATAGCGATTCCATCATCATGGCTACCCAGAGCCGCGATGGATTGATGGGTGAAATCACGGTCCTCGACAACAAGGGTGTCGCGAAGCAGTACATGCCAATCGAGTTCGGCTGGAATACGCCAACCGAATTTGAGGAATCCGGCGATGTGCTCGCTAGTTATGATGGACGATCGATCGTTACTCTGGCAAACGAGTACAAAACCAACCCAGAGCTTTACGGCATCTTGCCGGAAGTTAAGCGGATGACGGTGAGCCAATTGCCCGAATTCTCCAAGATCACTTGGGTGAAACCAAGGATCGTGCACATTCCTGGGCCAGAAGGATCAACGATCCATGCATCGATGTATTTGCCGCCGGACTACCAGCCAGGAAAGCGTTATCCTGTGATCCTCCACAACATGTACGCTAACAGCGGCAAGCTGTCCTGGGGCGGATATCAAGCCAACTACATGGCAAAGCTCGGCATCATTGTGATGTGCGTAGACTTCCGAGCCAGCTGGGGTTACGGCGGTGAGTTCAACAGCGGCTACTACCAGCGAATGGGCTTGATCGATAGCGAGGAAGCGGTCGCCGTCAAGCGATACCTCGTGAAGGAAGGATTCGCCGATGAAAAGCGTGTAGGCGTTTGGGGTTGGAGCTACGGCGGATTCTTAACCTGTATGATCCTAATGACGCAGCCAGGCGAATTCAAGACTGGGGTCGCGGTGGCTAGCCCAACGGAGTGGAAGAACTACAATCACTGGTACACAAGGCAACGGCTTGGACTAGCCAGTAAGGATAAGGCTGTCTTCGACAAGACTTCGCCATACACCTACGCCGATAAACTCCAAGATGATTTGTTGCTCGTGCACGGAATGCTCGACGACAACGTGCTGTTCCAAGACAGCGTGCGACTGAGTATGAAGTTGATCGACCTTGGGAAGAACTTTGAGATGTTCTATTATCCGCGGGACGATCACAGTATCGGACTGGATGAGACGCGAAAGCACGTCCAGCGCCTCATTGTTCAGCACATTTACGATCAGTTAGGAGATTAG
- a CDS encoding elongation factor G produces MQQYTPDKIRNVAIVGHGGAGKTMLVEHMLYTAGATERVGSTDAGNSQADFDPLEVKRHASITASILPIEWHGHKINLIDCPGYPDFIGDLHGVARVVESVIFVCEAKRDLDVGFELAWEIAEQHGLARCIFVNKLERDNADYEGLMETLHERYGRKIVGVQIPIGHQTAFSGVLDLLNMKVYKGKDRGVEIEEVPAGYASEAEERREKMMDAAAEGDDALAEKYLEGQELSADEIEHGLLVGTETGRVVPVMVGSAMSGIGIATLLDRIVGELPSPVEVPKTIEDTTWEPNPAGPMAAFVFKTAADSYVGKINYVRVFSGTIKQDAMLLNTTSGQEEKAHNLFYPHGKVQEGAISVVAGDICAIAKLQNTKTGDTLSTTKDKVVFPHIDFPEPTYRVGIKPVSKADEDKLGPAIERLLDEDPTLRYSREAELHQEILAGLGDIHIDVSIEKLKSKFGVSVTTEDARVPYRETIKSSAKAQGRHKRQTGGKGQFGDCWLRLEPVQRGTGFEFGSEVVGGSIPKNFIPAIEKGVRETLGKGFLAGYPVVDVKAVVYDGSYHDVDSSEMAFKIAGSLAFKAAATQAKPVILEPVMDFEIEVPDDCVGEVVGDLNGRRGHMQGMDNLPGGRTVVKAMVPMATTMRYALELRSITKGRGRFRARLSDYYELPAVESQALITAYEKTRTDHEEEH; encoded by the coding sequence ATGCAGCAATACACACCCGACAAAATTCGCAACGTTGCCATTGTAGGTCATGGTGGAGCCGGAAAGACGATGCTGGTGGAGCACATGCTTTACACCGCAGGCGCGACAGAACGCGTAGGTTCCACCGATGCTGGTAACTCACAAGCTGACTTCGATCCGTTGGAGGTCAAGCGGCACGCTTCGATCACTGCGAGCATTTTGCCGATCGAATGGCACGGCCATAAGATCAATCTGATCGACTGTCCAGGTTATCCCGACTTCATCGGAGACCTTCACGGCGTCGCCAGGGTCGTCGAATCCGTGATCTTTGTCTGTGAGGCAAAGCGAGACTTGGACGTCGGATTTGAATTAGCCTGGGAAATCGCAGAACAGCACGGCCTCGCCCGGTGCATTTTTGTCAACAAGCTTGAGCGCGACAACGCCGACTACGAAGGGCTGATGGAGACGCTTCACGAGCGATATGGTCGAAAGATCGTCGGCGTGCAGATTCCAATCGGTCACCAAACCGCATTCTCTGGTGTACTCGACCTCCTGAACATGAAGGTTTACAAAGGCAAAGACCGCGGCGTGGAAATCGAAGAAGTACCCGCCGGATATGCTTCCGAGGCAGAGGAGCGGCGAGAAAAGATGATGGACGCCGCCGCTGAAGGTGACGACGCCCTCGCCGAAAAGTATCTCGAAGGACAAGAGCTTTCTGCTGACGAGATCGAACACGGTTTGCTAGTCGGCACAGAAACTGGCCGAGTTGTGCCTGTGATGGTCGGATCTGCGATGAGTGGAATCGGAATTGCAACCTTGCTCGACCGAATCGTAGGCGAGCTTCCGTCGCCAGTCGAAGTGCCAAAGACGATCGAAGATACTACTTGGGAACCGAATCCCGCCGGACCGATGGCAGCATTTGTATTCAAAACCGCGGCTGACTCCTATGTGGGCAAAATCAACTACGTACGGGTGTTTAGCGGCACGATCAAGCAAGACGCGATGCTCCTGAACACGACCAGTGGTCAGGAAGAAAAAGCCCATAACTTGTTCTATCCGCACGGAAAGGTGCAAGAAGGCGCGATCAGCGTCGTTGCTGGTGATATCTGCGCGATCGCCAAACTCCAAAACACAAAGACCGGCGATACGCTCTCGACCACCAAGGATAAGGTTGTCTTCCCGCACATCGACTTCCCAGAGCCGACTTATCGCGTTGGAATCAAACCGGTTTCCAAAGCGGACGAAGACAAGTTGGGTCCTGCAATCGAGCGACTTTTGGATGAAGATCCAACCCTGCGATATAGCCGAGAGGCAGAATTGCATCAGGAAATCTTGGCCGGACTTGGAGATATTCATATTGACGTCAGCATCGAAAAGTTGAAGTCAAAATTTGGAGTCTCGGTGACAACTGAAGATGCCCGAGTGCCTTACCGCGAAACGATTAAGTCGAGCGCAAAGGCTCAAGGTCGACATAAGCGACAAACGGGTGGCAAGGGCCAGTTTGGTGACTGCTGGCTGAGGCTTGAGCCTGTTCAACGCGGCACTGGATTTGAGTTCGGAAGCGAAGTCGTTGGCGGCTCAATTCCAAAGAACTTCATCCCGGCGATCGAAAAGGGTGTCCGCGAGACCCTTGGCAAAGGGTTCCTTGCTGGTTATCCGGTGGTTGACGTCAAGGCAGTGGTCTACGACGGCTCTTACCACGACGTAGATAGTTCCGAAATGGCCTTCAAGATTGCAGGCTCGCTTGCATTCAAAGCGGCTGCAACACAGGCTAAGCCGGTGATTCTGGAACCAGTCATGGACTTCGAAATTGAAGTGCCTGACGACTGCGTCGGTGAAGTCGTCGGTGACCTCAACGGTCGGCGGGGTCATATGCAAGGCATGGACAATCTTCCCGGAGGGCGCACCGTCGTGAAGGCAATGGTGCCGATGGCCACAACGATGAGATATGCTCTGGAACTTCGGTCAATCACCAAAGGTCGCGGTCGATTCCGAGCAAGGCTCAGCGATTATTACGAGCTCCCAGCAGTGGAGTCTCAAGCACTGATCACCGCATACGAGAAAACTCGCACAGATCACGAAGAAGAACATTAG
- a CDS encoding HD domain-containing protein, producing the protein MGFEIESVLQASQNDTIRAILRALDLAGPGEAEHAERVAVYAVATGECLGLSDEDLVDLRRAALLHDSGKIAIDRDLLNKLGELTDDDIRALQMHAAMCDQVLGDLPWLQNALPMIRHHHERWDGKGYPDGLSQDAIPLGARIIGVAETFDHIAFGSYYKEPVGPDAALKILQEECGKQFDERVVRAFLEIEPLVQPLDV; encoded by the coding sequence ATGGGTTTTGAAATTGAATCCGTACTTCAAGCGTCGCAAAACGACACGATCCGAGCGATCCTGCGTGCGCTTGACCTAGCAGGTCCAGGCGAGGCAGAGCATGCCGAGCGGGTCGCTGTCTATGCGGTAGCCACGGGCGAATGCCTTGGTCTCTCGGACGAAGATCTCGTCGATCTTCGGCGCGCTGCACTGCTGCACGATTCCGGCAAGATCGCCATCGACCGCGACCTCCTCAACAAGCTCGGAGAATTGACCGACGACGATATTCGTGCGTTGCAGATGCACGCCGCGATGTGCGACCAAGTACTCGGCGACCTGCCTTGGCTGCAGAACGCGTTGCCGATGATCCGGCATCACCACGAACGATGGGACGGCAAAGGTTATCCAGACGGCCTCAGCCAAGACGCGATCCCGCTGGGTGCGCGCATCATTGGTGTCGCGGAGACATTCGACCATATCGCCTTTGGCTCGTATTACAAGGAGCCAGTCGGGCCTGATGCAGCTCTGAAAATCCTTCAAGAAGAGTGCGGCAAACAGTTTGATGAGCGGGTTGTTCGGGCATTTCTTGAAATCGAACCCCTCGTCCAACCATTAGATGTCTGA
- the kdsB gene encoding 3-deoxy-manno-octulosonate cytidylyltransferase, giving the protein MKSVIVIPARMGASRFPGKPLVDLLGKPMVQWVYEAAQQSNVADKILVATPDAEIVEATRAFGGEAVLTSHDHQTGTDRIAEVASLVEADFYINVQGDEPLIQSASIAACAKPLMDDASVQMSSVYSYCDESEFDNPAVVKVVTDEAGFALYFSRFAIPFERNQRIEKVKKHVGLYGYRRQALMDFATWKMGVLETAESLEQLRFMEHGIRIKMSEAAGTELAVDTPEQADEVRQILASRR; this is encoded by the coding sequence ATGAAAAGTGTAATTGTGATTCCGGCCCGGATGGGCGCAAGCCGTTTTCCTGGAAAGCCACTGGTGGATCTGTTGGGCAAACCAATGGTCCAATGGGTGTATGAAGCCGCTCAGCAGAGCAATGTCGCGGACAAAATCTTGGTCGCGACTCCCGATGCGGAGATCGTTGAAGCAACGCGAGCCTTTGGTGGCGAAGCGGTACTGACCTCGCACGACCATCAAACGGGTACTGACCGAATTGCGGAAGTCGCCTCGCTAGTCGAAGCCGACTTCTACATCAACGTCCAGGGCGACGAACCGCTCATTCAATCGGCGAGCATCGCGGCCTGCGCAAAGCCACTGATGGACGATGCTTCCGTCCAAATGAGTAGCGTTTATTCGTACTGTGATGAATCCGAGTTCGACAATCCGGCCGTGGTAAAGGTCGTGACTGACGAAGCTGGATTTGCGCTCTATTTCAGCCGATTTGCGATTCCTTTTGAGCGCAACCAAAGAATCGAGAAGGTGAAAAAGCACGTTGGGCTTTATGGCTACCGCCGGCAAGCGCTGATGGACTTTGCAACCTGGAAGATGGGTGTGCTGGAAACTGCAGAGAGCCTTGAGCAACTAAGGTTTATGGAGCACGGAATCCGTATCAAGATGTCTGAAGCTGCTGGCACCGAGCTGGCGGTGGATACTCCCGAACAAGCTGACGAAGTTCGGCAAATCTTGGCCTCCAGGCGCTAA
- a CDS encoding class I SAM-dependent methyltransferase: MDALPFPITQSVLERLGISASDSQWAELQKFHERLYEVNLQRNLTRIPEIEADVRHYAESLLVMEFLEGKEWLDIGCGPGFPSFLLALFASDSHIASIDSNGKMIGFLRECGLPNNTVLEKRMEECGLVEQFDSVTGRAVAPLSIQLELSARAVKMGGVVVPFRVEGESFDHAALKKIGLQLERVETRTLPDNRMRVFPIYRKVARTPLTFPRNWAAIKKKPLF, encoded by the coding sequence ATGGATGCTTTGCCTTTTCCGATCACTCAATCTGTGCTTGAACGGCTGGGGATTTCGGCATCTGACTCGCAGTGGGCGGAACTCCAGAAGTTTCATGAACGGCTATACGAAGTCAATTTGCAACGAAATCTCACCCGAATTCCAGAGATCGAAGCAGACGTTCGACACTATGCCGAATCATTGCTCGTGATGGAGTTCTTAGAAGGGAAGGAGTGGCTGGATATCGGCTGCGGCCCCGGATTCCCATCGTTTTTGTTAGCGCTGTTTGCTTCAGATTCGCATATTGCCTCGATCGATTCTAACGGGAAGATGATCGGCTTCCTGCGCGAATGTGGGCTACCCAACAACACGGTTCTCGAAAAGCGGATGGAGGAATGCGGGTTGGTCGAGCAGTTTGATTCTGTGACTGGCAGGGCAGTGGCTCCGCTATCGATCCAGTTGGAACTCAGTGCCCGCGCGGTCAAGATGGGTGGGGTCGTGGTGCCTTTCCGTGTCGAAGGGGAGTCCTTTGACCATGCCGCACTCAAAAAGATTGGGCTTCAATTGGAGCGCGTCGAAACTCGAACTCTTCCTGATAACCGAATGCGCGTCTTCCCGATTTATCGAAAGGTTGCCAGAACACCGCTCACGTTCCCGCGAAATTGGGCGGCGATCAAGAAGAAACCACTGTTCTAA